The Phaseolus vulgaris cultivar G19833 chromosome 5, P. vulgaris v2.0, whole genome shotgun sequence genomic interval CATTCTCCTCAAAAGCCTTTCACGAGGACCAACTGGTGACAAAATCCCTTCATATCGAGCTACTGCCCTCTGAGCTGCCAGCCAAATAGGAAGTTCTGCATTTGGTACTTGATTTATACCTATATGCTCATCTGAAGCAGGGTCATTATAAAGTAGTGATTTCTTAAATACTGACAATTCCTTTAGCCAAAGCCTCAATCTTTCTGCCCAGTTTTGTATTTCATGTCTCTGATTGGCATTTTTGTAAAGCTGCAGAGAGGAAGAAACATGTTATACTATTTATACCTAACACTTAAGGTacaaaatttaaagataattttGATCAGATAGACATAGTCATCATCTCATGCATAACCCTAAACATGAAAATACTAAACCAGATATATTACTTAAGTAACCATAAGGCATACTCTTATGGATAGATTGGTCTCAAGGATTAAATTGATTAAACACATTTCACAGATAAACCatgtcaaaatattttatattttgtgcagttaagaaaaaaatcaaGAGTAGACTATTTATGGCCCTCATAACCATAAAAGGCAACAGTCAACCTTAAAATGCAACTTCTATTCTATCCTGAAAATAAAAACCATTGCATGCATACATGGAGAACGAAATTACCACATGGAAAAAGCTCTAATATGAACAAGGGTCTTTGAAGGTTGATACACTAGAGAATTATGATTCAAGAAACCTGATGAACATATTTTTTCCCAATTCAAGAAGCATGAATGTCAGAAAAAGTGTGTGATGATTTATTACAAGGTAGCTTATTTAACTAATCCTTCTGAAATTGGACTAATCTATTACCTAAACACAAATATGTTTCTGAATTCCCTAAATTCTCTCTTATAACATTTGTGTTATGAATTCCAAACATCAAATAGTCAAATGTTATATGCGAAGCATGTATTGAAGtatagaaatcagtttttccatAATCTCCATTTTTTACTCTAACTATAGATTAACATTTTATTGTACCAAAGTCAACAGATACAATAATGGAGCACATAATGCGTAAAAATACTTCTATTGTGTCTAGTTTGCCTGGACATATTCTACATATAAGAAGATAAAAAACTGTGCTCCTAGATTAATTGAATTGAGTGGATGAATATAAAGACAATGTCTTTGGGTGATATTTCTGATATAACTACAtatgttatatttttcttaGTCTTCAAAGTTATTTTACCTTATGAGTCTGAATTTCCTTGCCTAACCTCTTGTTTGCTAATCATTTAAATATCAAACTAAGATTACTGACAAAAGGGGTATTTAAGCCATGTTTGATTCATCTTCtgaaatatgtatatatacaaGAACAATGAGATACTTATGCATGAAATTATGTAAAGAATCTGCCCTTTCCTATGCCTGAAAAATGCCATGAATCTGTATATCTGCACACAAATAGAAAAAGGTAAATGAAGGAACTACCACCAAAATTTAACCTCACTGATCCAGGAGCCAAGTTTTGTTAGTGGTTTTGATATAACAAAGAAGGTCCTTCGCAGAATCTTAGACTGTAGGTAAtccaacttttcaacaattaaTAAGCCCTTCTGCTTCTCTGTTGCATAACCACgcctacaataaaaaaatacaatacatTACTGTTAAATAACACAAGAAATATGTCAATTTATATTTTGCCCCTATTATAGATGTGGGATCCCAACACAATTATAATTTCTTCATTATTATTTGtcaatgaaaagaaaaaaaactttgtcTTTTTGGCATTGAATTCTTGATAGCATATTTCCTTCCATACCCGTTGAATATTGACAACATATATGAATGACTTTTCACTTTGGCGACGAGGAAGGTATAGTTAAACCTACACCCGCCCAATCCCATTTTCATCCTTAAGCTTTTGGTGACCAATTAGAAACATAAGGTAGGCAATGCACActcaaaaatattaataatgtcaCGAATCAACTACCTCAAAAGCTTAAGTTATTTGGAGAAaacaaatgaatattttatataatatttctaACACAACTCCTCATGCAAGGGGCCGTTAGAGCTTGAagaaaatctataaaaaaaatgcagaaaTCAACCCTTGACCTGGGATCCTAAAGAAGATGAGAAGAATGTAACTATGCAACTATTAAAAAGCATGAAGCAAACAGAAGTTAAGTATATTATTTAGCTAATCAGGAATCAATCATGCAGAAGGAAATTCACTTAATTGTATGAAGCATTTATTTTGAAACTATCATTTAGAGATCGCTAGCATTGCATAGCAATGTTTCATCTAATCCTTTAATAAGCcaaaatgataatatatatgCGCATAAAGTATTTAAgaataattatttgaaatttgataTAAAATTCAATATGAAATAACAACCATGCAGAAATACTGCGTCTGGAATTACCTAAATATTATGGCATTAGACTCGTATGCTCTTTTCCAATCAACATATATTGGCAAGGTAAGGAGATAGTCTGTGTTCAATGCAGACGTTAACATCAGGTCCCTAGCTGATAGTTCTTCAAACTGTGCATCTGAAAGAAGCTTCATGAAAGCATGTTGGAAACGAGTAGCAATGGTAACCCTGTCAACAAATTTTGAATAATGTGTCAATCACCATTTTGAACAAAATGGAAACCTAGCTACAGAAAACATCTATTATTGTTTAAAGACACCTAGCCCGGCCTTTAAGATTACCTCATTAAGTTAACTTATTATAGAAAAAGAATATCTTAGAACATACTTCTAATCTTCTCAAGTTTGTATTTGTCCTTCTGTGTATGAAATTTCTGATTTAGTCTGCCAATGAAGGATCTAAGGCACCTAATTAGAAATTAGAATGAACCCAACTCATTTCAGGGGAAAAATAGgattagaaaaacaaaaaatgagtCATTTGAGAGACATGTAGTACTTATCCTTTCCAACCTGTCATCCTACTGAGAGGTTTTATCATCATTAATGATGTCTGTACTCGGTAATTTTAAACTATACACAGCAGAACTTGGTAGTACGGTTTTTCATTGTATTTTGATCTATAGATGAtgaattgaattaaattaagTGAAATATTTAGCCCATACTAATTGGAAAGGAGCATAATGATAATGGCGTGTGTGTTGAGACAAACCTGGAGCCACTATCATAATCTTTCTTGGTAGCTGCTACGTCGAGAGATCGTAAAAGAGCGGTGAGGTCCAGAGCAGGGTAAGGGAGCACAGGCTTTTCCCGCTGATCCTGCTGGTAGTCATAGAGGTTGGCGTCCTCCTGAATTGAAGTAATGTCATTGTCATCGGTAAGCATGTCCGAATCCTTGGTATTATTCACAAGTTGTGTAAGAGAACCGCGTGTTTGGAGTGAATTGATAAGTTGATAATCGGAACGCATCTCCTCTAAAATGCTTTTGTGCTCAACGTGAAGTATAGAGTCTAAGCATCTGTTGAAAAACAAAGAGTGAAGAAACACAGAACCTGGAGTTAAGAGAATGAAATGAGATGCATGCAGAAGCAGATAAAGATAAAGATGTGAGACTTACGAGGTGAGAAGGCGAAAGTGATGAGCATCATCTTGAGGTTGGTTAAACATGACAGAGAGAATGGCATCCACGAGTTGGGACTTGGAAACAGGGATGTGTTTCTGTCTCGGCACTCGTATTTTCGAAATTCCGTCTTCTTCGTCTCCGCCATTATCATCCCCTCCGACACCGGGATTCTTACTTGTATTTGTATAGTAGTTCTGTTGTTGATACTTGTATTGTGAGGATGGTTCCGCCACGGACATTTCCTGAAGCAGTGAACAAGGAACCCTCTGCCTCGCGAACCtaccatgtgtttgtgaaaaagAAAACAGTGATTGGGGTTGTGAAATTGGCACAATGCCCAAACTCTGCCAACAATATAACATCTGCTTTCAATTTTGATTCAGACTACTGACTTCTCATCAACACCCTCACCGCTTAATTTCACTTCCActttcaacaacaccaacaACGATCTCGTTGCAATTCATAAAGCACTATCCTACATTGTATGGTTCTAAAAATTACACACACACACCTCACTCAAACTCGAATCAAATTTATCattgattattttgtttttactaaaaaaaattaaataattgcaaattcgtaaaatattaataaatatgaaattgtaTGGAACAACCTTAATTTGTGACTTATTTTTGGTCCTATCAAACTTCTTATTAGTGATGCCTAACGATACATGTGTTAGGACACCAGTACGAACAATACTTATAAAAGTTTggatattatatttaaaaaatgcaaTTGCTTAgtgcaccatatcactgcacccaaTTTCAGCGAAAAAATGAAActgttctttaaaaaaaaaaattgaaatatgtgttttgaatttatttttttaacgaaattttatattactgATTCTTTTATCCAGAATGgattttttcatttctttttccagattttcatttctaaaatacaataatttatttttcagattttttttttcgaaatatattatttttaatttcagattttttttgtccgaaatagaattttaattttttttctggatttttattttcaaaactcAATAATcactttcaaatttatttttctgaaatatattattttcaattccagatTTTTATATCCAGAATTAaggatatttttgaaaaataaaaaaatatgttgggtgGAGGTTAAAATAGATCGGGTGTAGGAAGTATTTGTCTTTAAGAAATTAACGCaatttattacattaattttttatatttaagtaattttaaattaaaataaagtgaaatacatttaaaaagatgaataattttttaaagaatcaAGTTATTATTAACagttttagttgtttttttcaTTCATCTCTCTCTGTTTATCTATTTTAGTTTGATTCTAATGGATTATTTTATCTAAAGCAACTATTCCTGATCATGGTAGGTGATCTTTCTCCAAAGTATATTCATTTATACAGAAATAATATTtggaaaattattattaagagTATACATATaaagaatttgaaattaaaattgattatgcacaattttcaattatgattatatatatagtcCATCAATTAATTAAGCTTGGgcattctaaataaataaattaaaaacgatacattctttaaaaaatattaatattttttaaataacttaatgTAAAATAACACAAATCAAATCATAAATTAAGAGAAGTCATGATAGAGCTCTCATAAACTAAACTAGTcatgtataataaaaaaatggtatttatttttatacccATATAATGGTAAGAGGTAAAAATATTCTTAGCCTCTATCATACCTTGTTATATCGTCAGCACTGGtccttccttcttcttcttttttgtcGTTGTTCTTCTGGTGATGTTTTCTTTTGATTCTACATTTTCTACTTCTCATGTATTCTCCACTTATGAATAAGACAACATATCCCATTGCAATTCTAGTACTAATACtgattttcaaattatacaatttaaaaaaaaaattattaaaaaataaagacttttgaattgtggaaaccAAAAAACACTTCCAATTACacaataaaaaaacttttttaatgaaaaaacaaCTTTCATATTGTGCAATTCAAAAGCATTTTTCATGCAAAAATTACTTCCACATTGTTGGAAgtcaaaaataacttttttattatacaatttataagtttttagtttttttatgcaaaaaaaTTACTTCCAAATTTCATAATTAATCTTTTCTAATTAACATATTTAATCTTTTGAGTCTACCAATTAAGACTAAACAtgttatatatatgataaaaaattcaaaaagagGGTTTGCAATTGTAAGTTGTAAGgggttaaaaaaataatacttacaTGTGTTATTCACCTAGATGGAATGACATCGATTTTGTGTTTGTATCCATCGAATATTGTTGTAGATTTAGGGACATGGAAATGCAAAGAAACCGTATTTAGTCATATTCGTGTGTGTACCATGATTTACAAAGAAAGTCAAGTAGATGGACTGGTTTTTACTTTGTTACTCTTGTATTTTCAAAAGTCGCGTGAATGTTTGTTCATGCATAATGAAGATTCCTGAGCCTGTGCATGCAGAAGAACAAAAAATCTAGCTGAAGGTTTATTACACGCTCACAAATACGGTGAGCTTGCTGAGTAAGGTGTGTGAGTTATGTGTTTGTCAATGGTGTGAGTTTCGTGGTGAAGTGAAAGTGCAATTGGGTTATTGTTGAAATGGTGCTTGATGTGTTGCTTCCTCTGTGGTGGTTTGGTGTTGATTTGTGTGTGTATTGAGGTAAGAATTCATGGTTAAGATGTTAAACATTTAAAAACTGATTTGATTACAACAACAAGACTATCAACTATCCATGTCTTTAACACAAAGCAAAATCGATTGTCAACTAATTTTGAATGAACAATCGATGTTGGAGTAGTCATAATCGATTATAAGGGAATTTTGATGTCGATTCATACAACTTTGCTTCCACTTTGACACCCCATCGGCGCCATCTCAACCATCAGGTGACACTTCTTTTTACATGGGTTAAAAAAGAAAACCCCATAGGGAACGTCATTGATGCACAATTTGAAAGGCTTAATACATGGTTTGAGGGATTCACTGATATCCTTGGGAGGGGCAACACTCAAATCGATAGGTTATGTTATATTGTTGACCAACAAGATGTCATCAGAGGTAGGTTCTTTATCATCGCAATGAGTGACTACTGATGTGGAAGAAAATTTGCAATATAACAAACGACATGTAGTTGCAAAATAATAACGTAATAAAATATTTCGTGAACAGACTCACACTTTGTCGTACTAACCTTTTCCAATACTCTGAATATGATATTTGGGAAATATTACTGCAAATAAACATACAAGATGAAGATGTATTGGATAGTTGTTATGACTTCCTTTGTGGTAACCCCAATGTAGTAAAACAACCCTTTGACGTACCTCTCGAGCAATGAATAAGAAAGCTCTTAAAGATAATGACTAAGAATCTTTAAACTATGTACAaccttgtttttttaattatacataAGTATTTTTGTTATTACATCTATAATGTTATTTATGACACAAATTGTAtgcaaaatttaatttaaatatgatatattttaacGAATATGAGTCTTctgttatatgttttttttggtTGTTATAATCGAATGAGATCACCTAtcaactaatttataaattatttttttatacttcttttaactgtttttcaataattaaactaaaaaattcaCCATGAAAAGGGACTAGGTAGTTTGTTTTTAGCTGAGACTTAAAACTTTCAAAgcagtataaaataaaattaatatctcttttgaataagaaaaataataattcaaccatcgaaaaaaatgagaaaaatacaCAATTCAATTACGAAGGAATGGGATGGAGTAAGTGAAGATTAAAAACCGTGCCCTCACCCTAATATTTTGCAgtccatttttaaaattaggatgATAGACACCATCATCATAATCTTCATGTTCATGTAAATCTGCAGGATAAACCCTAACAAATCAATGGCTACGGCGAACAAACTTGCTGCTAGGCGGGAGCTACTGGACCGGTGGAGAGGCATCGGGGAAGAAGAGGAGAACGACGATGACGGTGATGTTGATCCCTCCAAGTGTCGTAACCTCCACCTCCTCAAACAACAATGGTTATCGCTATTTCCtccctttttattttcagcGCCGGAATGAATCCAACTTATAGTCAACAATTGCCTCTTCGTTTTAATAATAATGGAATTGCAATGCCGAACTTTAGCTCCCCTTGAAtttcaactttatttttaatgGGAATTATTTTGACTTGTTGCTGAAGCAAAATAAGTTTAGAGTGATAATACTTAAAACAGATGTTTACTCTGTCTGTTTCTTATGCATTATACACATTCCTCATGTCCTCAGTATAAGCACTCGATAAACACGGTGAGTTTAAAGAACAAGTATgcaaataaattattgattataTGAAACATAATCGTCAGTCATACTTGTGTGAGTATCTCAAGAATAAGTGATTATTCAGATTATGTTATTCTTTTCTTCtacatgaaaaagaaaactaGTTATGTTGTTACTGAGGCAGTGTTGCGTAGCTGGTTTCATATCCGATGAGCCTTGGTGTAGTTTCCATAATAACTGCTATTATTGCCAGGTTTACAGATGCatataattttctaatttgTTTGCCTGGTGGAAGTCACATTTGGTGTGGCTTTTGGGATATAATGGGACCCCTTTTGGAGACTTTTTACAATTACTTCAAAAATGATTGTCAAGATTCACCTCTGAGGCTGTTATGGAAGAGAATCTCTGATGAAATGAGACTGTGCCTGCAATGCATTTCTCAGCATCATCAAGCCCAAGACATGTATAACATGGAGTATGAGTCTAGCTCTGTTGGTCCTCTTCTCGATGTCTTACAGAAGCTTGATTGTGAAAGGGTGACATTACACCTGAGAGATGTCAATACAAAAATAGCAGGGGAAAAGTATGATCCTGCCTGTGATAATACAGAAGTTGTTAATGTTTTGTATGAGGTGTGTTTTCTAGGTACTTatgatttatataatattttacattttatttattggGCTCGCATCTTATGATTtctctttataaataaatattttttttttgcctcTGAATTAGTACAAGAAATATGTTGACTGTATTTTTCATCTAAATATGTTTTCTGTTTTCCATGGTATGTTATTACATATCTTTTTTCTGTATTTAAAATTTCACTACTAGATCAATTGAAAATCTCATGGGGAAGTGcaaattgattatttttgtaCTGGGAAATGGTGAGTTTTATTTGTTGCTAAAATAGTTATCTCTTCATGATATTTTATGTGGCAGTAGTTATACTTAGTTTCATTCCACTGTCTTTATGAATGGATTTTCTAATTTGAGGTTTAGAGTTTATCAGCTTATTTTCCCCCATTCATCATTTGACACAGGTATTGATGTTCCCAATCCTCTTAGATTTTGAGCCTCTATTCACTGAGTTTGAGTTGTTTGTTGAAGCTATTGATAATAAGCATGAGCTGGCTTTGTCTGGGCATCAACAATTTCCGGTATGTTTTATTTGTGGTACTCTGGTGTGTATTTCTGCTAGAAGATTCTCTTTTACAGTTAGTTCAATGGTGAACCCATTTTCTTCCAGGGAGTTTATGCATTACTATTTTTCAAGAGAAGTGTTCGTTCGGTTGGATATCGCTTAGCAGGATCAATGGGAAAACTCAGGTACTTATTGTTGGTTGGTCTGAAAGTTCTTCAG includes:
- the LOC137836103 gene encoding uncharacterized protein isoform X1, with translation MLYCWQSLGIVPISQPQSLFSFSQTHGRFARQRVPCSLLQEMSVAEPSSQYKYQQQNYYTNTSKNPGVGGDDNGGDEEDGISKIRVPRQKHIPVSKSQLVDAILSVMFNQPQDDAHHFRLLTSCLDSILHVEHKSILEEMRSDYQLINSLQTRGSLTQLVNNTKDSDMLTDDNDITSIQEDANLYDYQQDQREKPVLPYPALDLTALLRSLDVAATKKDYDSGSRVTIATRFQHAFMKLLSDAQFEELSARDLMLTSALNTDYLLTLPIYVDWKRAYESNAIIFRRGYATEKQKGLLIVEKLDYLQSKILRRTFFVISKPLTKLGSWISELYKNANQRHEIQNWAERLRLWLKELSVFKKSLLYNDPASDEHIGINQVPNAELPIWLAAQRAVARYEGILSPVGPRERLLRRMLSWIGLIPPLQETRFEVHNDNNAPEPYLRPTFLSRISLNDIWRPATRKYCGNDPWKMLKTSISILFSQSVLQEPAFEELILLYTKEVGETNANDTASVSSLQLKIYERIPIPDLPVRLDVATILGLLAYFINYKFENVVSSPSAILLDVVAISALIIYGSRVVLGYKQTWDRYQLLVNKTLYEKTLASGFGSVHFLLDASEQQQYKEAVLAYAILLKEENGQVISRQTVGEKCERFLYEMFKVKVEMPIDKALNTLLRLGLATETCIDGRRELLAIPCLKAYEALKERWNILLS
- the LOC137836103 gene encoding uncharacterized protein isoform X3, yielding MLYCWQSLGIVPISQPQSLFSFSQTHGRFARQRVPCSLLQEMSVAEPSSQYKYQQQNYYTNTSKNPGVGGDDNGGDEEDGISKIRVPRQKHIPVSKSQLVDAILSVMFNQPQDDAHHFRLLTSCLDSILHVEHKSILEEMRSDYQLINSLQTRGSLTQLVNNTKDSDMLTDDNDITSIQEDANLYDYQQDQREKPVLPYPALDLTALLRSLDVAATKKDYDSGSRVTIATRFQHAFMKLLSDAQFEELSARDLMLTSALNTDYLLTLPIYVDWKRAYESNAIIFRRGYATEKQKGLLIVEKLDYLQSKILRRTFFVISKPLTKLGSWISELYKNANQRHEIQNWAERLRLWLKELSVFKKSLLYNDPASDEHIGINQVPNAELPIWLAAQRAVARYEGILSPVGPRERLLRRMLSWIGLIPPLQETRFEVHNDNNAPEPYLRPTFLSRISLNDIWRPATRKYCGNDPWKMLKTSISILFSQSVLQEPAFEELILLYTKEVGETNANDTASVSSLQLKIYERIPIPDLPVIFPHKKLSFRIIDTVRLDVATILGLLAYFINYKFENVVSSPSAILLDVVAISALIIYGSRVVLGYKQTWDRYQLLVNKTLYEKTLASGFGSVHFLLDASEQQQYKEAVLAYAILLKEENGYFSANCWRKM
- the LOC137836103 gene encoding uncharacterized protein isoform X2, whose translation is MLYCWQSLGIVPISQPQSLFSFSQTHGRFARQRVPCSLLQEMSVAEPSSQYKYQQQNYYTNTSKNPGVGGDDNGGDEEDGISKIRVPRQKHIPVSKSQLVDAILSVMFNQPQDDAHHFRLLTSCLDSILHVEHKSILEEMRSDYQLINSLQTRGSLTQLVNNTKDSDMLTDDNDITSIQEDANLYDYQQDQREKPVLPYPALDLTALLRSLDVAATKKDYDSGSRVTIATRFQHAFMKLLSDAQFEELSARDLMLTSALNTDYLLTLPIYVDWKRAYESNAIIFRRGYATEKQKGLLIVEKLDYLQSKILRRTFFVISKPLTKLGSWISELYKNANQRHEIQNWAERLRLWLKELSVFKKSLLYNDPASDEHIGINQVPNAELPIWLAAQRAVARYEGILSPVGPRERLLRRMLSWIGLIPPLQETRFEVHNDNNAPEPYLRPTFLSRISLNDIWRPATRKYCGNDPWKMLKTSISILFSQSVLQEPAFEELILLYTKEVGETNANDTASVSSLQLKIYERIPIPDLPVIFPHKKLSFRIIDTVRLDVATILGLLAYFINYKFENVVSSPSAILLDVVAISALIIYGSRVVLGYKQTWDRYQLLVNKTLYEKTLASGFGSVHFLLDASEQQQYKEAVLAYAILLKEENGQVISRQTVGEKCERFLYEMFKVKVEMPIDKALNTLLRLGLATETCIDGRRELLAIPCLKAYEALKERWNILLS